Genomic segment of Aquarana catesbeiana isolate 2022-GZ linkage group LG09, ASM4218655v1, whole genome shotgun sequence:
CCTGCCATATGCACAGCATAAACCAACACTGCAATTTTCAGATTACAACcagatttatagtgcaaaaataaccAGCTAAACCAAGGCATCCAAACAGTTTCTATcgaaacaagttaaaaaaaaaaggttggttgGAATGGCCTGCAAACTCCCTTGGGACTAGGCATGTGTTAATACAATTACATAGATGGTAAAGTGAGAACAGTCAAAGAAAAGTGGCCAGAAAAACCATAAGAAAATGCAGAAACATTGGAGGACATGGATACCAGTAACCTGACAGCACCAATTCAATTTGTCAATTTCAAATGAACGTTAAAATCTTATTAAGCggacacaaaataaaataaaaaaacaccaacgACAAATTACtggttggcaatttttttttctcttcaacagTCAACGCTGGTCAAAATCTGTCACCAAGCACTTTGAGTACATTCTTAGACCATGGTTACAGACCTTACAtcctttaaatttttaaataaataaacactaaatatcaaagaccaaaaaaaaaaataaaaaaagtcacaaAGACCTGGAAGATACAGGCAatatgtacacatactgtacatactattctGTACATAAAATATACAGCCCCCTACTTTCATTTCTGTAACAGTCCACACAGGAAGGGGCATTTATTATAtacataataattataaaaaaaaaaaggggagaatacACACACAGGGACAGGGCTTGAAGAGTAGATCACTTTGCTTCTTTACTCTGCCATGCAGTCTCCAAACAACCTGTGCAAGGACCTTCACTTTGGAGAAAGATCATCTAATGATATGAATGAAGAGCTGGAGTTTGAACAAGCCACAGGTGAGTCAGTCACACAACCATCTTTAGCCGTCGTGTCAGAGAAGCCAatgctgctgctgctatcaaggTCTGAGGAAAGGCTGGAAATGGAGGAAAAGCGTTAATCAACTGGGGAAACCCCAATAAATTTGCTGTCCAGTACAACAGCTGAAGTAGCAATACTGCCTGGATTTTCTCACCATCCTATTAATACATTCCTTAGAACTGAACTCATTGCAATGCCTTTCCTTACCAACAAAAATGCACAAGTAGAGCTTATCTCCAATACAGTAGTATTTAGTATTGAATTTTGTCAAAAACATatgaaaattatgttttttttttttgtttgtttttttgcatttcatCATGTAGGGTGCAGATGCTGGAACAGGTTACATGGTCCACCCTAAAAACCAGTGGAACATGttccaaagatgaacttatcctttaaaggcgttgtaaagtcatcaggtttatcttaatgcattttatgcattaaagtggacctttagtcatttttttcaactttccatctattaaatattatgcccttgttgttttaactttgtatagtaaaacattttatttcctgtttcttgtctggtcattagcctaggcttaagacatcatgcacagctctcttactctcatgagagtttgccaggaagggagggggatgagtcaaaagagggccaatgaaagctgcagggctgcagagctggaggggtgtgtgtgtgtgtaaatccatgaagtgaacaggcagcaacttcagctgcccacagttaaaatggttgcagccagacttagtggagggagatttctgcagcatatttggcaagtacagaatcacagtagatACAGaagataatatgcaaagtggttggagggaagcttcagaatggaaaattacaaattatgtgagcagactgcagttcctctttaaagttaaaaagccttctgtgtgcagcagcccccctaatacttagctaAGCCCCatccctgtccagcgatgtccatgagtgtctccgCCGTCCAAGAATCTCCTTCACgattggctgacacacagcagcggtgccattggctctcgctgctgtcaaagtcgagagagagagacagactgcAGCTCCATGTCTCAATGGACACTGGGAGCTATGACtcgactcaggtgcccccatagcaagctgcttgcagaggggggcactcaacaggagggaggggccaggagcatagaagaggcacacgagaagaggaggatctgggctgttctgtgcaaatccactgcaacagcagttaagtatgacaggtttgttatttttagtgaaaaaaaaaaaaaaaaaaaaaacgagacttttaAACTGGGGTAGGCATCCACGGCACGTCAACTCTGGCGAAACTACAAATCTCATGCCAGtcagtcttgcaatgtctcatgggacaacatttcaggctgccattgctgacctcattCTGAAAGTGCTAATTGGTGGGATCAGCAGCTCTGACGTGACAAATGTCATGTCAAAAAGTTGGAAGATTATCAATTAAAAAGGCAATTTCCACATGTGACCACTCTCTGCAGTACCATTGGAAGAATTGTGTTATACATGTTCGAGAAGTACACAAAACAAACTTGATATTGTCCCCAATTCACAGCAGTCCCATGTATTGCTCAGTAATTAGCCCTCCTATTTCTTATTCTGAACTACAGAATGACTAGCCTTTATGCTTTGGAGATAGGGGAGCAGGCAAAAGAAATCTGTGTAGGGCTGACGCCACCAAGTCCACACAATGTTGTGTGTCTGAACTGCAAAACAGGTCCCCTTTCTGAAATTTGCCCTGACAGTGGACCTCTTGCACATTAATCTGAAATCAATCCTTTAATTTCCATGGTCCACCCCACCACTGAACTCTGGTACTGCTGTAAAGTTCCTGTCACCCAATAATTCTAGATAGCCAGAATGTAATCTTACCAACTGTAATCAGATAGATGAGTAACATCAGGGGATAGCATGTTTGTAGTGCCTTGAAACAGCCTTTTTGGTTGGTTTTCGATTTCCATTTcaactaaaaacaaataaaatgtagttagtattttgtttaaccacttgctgaccaaccaccgccgcagttatactgtggcagaatggcacggctgggcgaaactacgttatGTAAAGTGGCTTCccactgtggccactaggggcgcactcgcccacggagccgatgcgagtgcccagcggtcgcaatcaccgccgggctcccgcaatcgctcgtggcacaccaagaaccgggatgtgtgtgtgtgtaaacacaatttCTGGTTCTCTGAAGGCAGAAGAGACAgatgtctgttcatacagagtatgaacagcgatctgccaTCTgacctacacagtcccctccccccttcagttagaacacacactagggaacacagttaaccccttgatcaccccctagtgttaaccacttccctgccagtgacatttgtacagtaatcaattcatttttatagaactgatcgctgtataaatgccaatagtcccaaaaacgtgtcaaaattgtctgacgtgtccaccataatgtcgcagtcccgatacaaaaaaataaataaataaataaaaaactacaaaaaaaaaaaaaaaaaaaaaatttgcagatcgccattactagtaaaaaaattaaaaaattaatataaaaatgccataagactatcccccattttgcagacgctataacttttgcgcaaaccaatcaatttacgcttattgcaattttttttaccaaaaatatgtagaagaatacagatcggcctaaactgaggaaaaaaaaatacaggttttttttaatatatttttgggggataaattatagcaaaaaataaaataatgcatttttttcaaaattgtcgcttttttttgttcatagcgcaaaaaataaaaaccgcagaggcgatcaaataccaccaaaaaaaaaaagctctatttgtgggaaaaaaggatgtcaattttgtttgggtacaaggtcgcacgaccgtgcaattgtcagttaaagggacgcagtgccgaattgcaaaaagtgctctggtcaggaagggggtaaaatcttctggggctgaagaggttaaactaGGAATGATTTAGGTTTTCAAATTTTTACATAAGGTTTTTCAGCATGTGTGTGCACGCTGGTCTTTCCTTTGGAATTacagaaagaaaaacaaacaaatgtagGAGTAATATACTACCGCTCAGTCTGTACTTTACAACTGGCAGCCCTGATGACTCCGTATCAGTTTCCTTTTGCATGACCTAGATATACCGATGCCCCACCAACAGGTACACCATAGTAATATCTGTCATGCATCCTGTAAGACTCACACAAGCTAATAAGATTATTAAATCCATTTTATACCTTACCTTTTCTTTTTATGGGACCAAGTGCACTCGGGCGAATACAGTTGATTGGGCTCTGACTCCTCCTGCtaatgaaggtaaaaaacaaaaaaataaataaaaacacacatttgTAAACAGTCTAATTACATAAAATATTGGTGCCAAGAGCTAGTCATGAACCTGACCTGGATTAAAAAGGTAATACATTTTGACTTTAGAAAAACTAAGTACAAAACACACCCTTTGCGAAAATAACTCATGCCGGCATCAAGGAAAGCAGTAGACCAGGGCTAGGCAACCTGGGCCCtttagctgtggtgaaactacaagtccaatgagacattgcaagaccctgataatcacaggcatgactcctagaggcagaggcatgatgggatttgtagtttcaccacagccggagtgccgaggttgcctacccctgcaataGACAATGCTGACCCTTTTTAAACACACCGGGGGTGATACACAAACAACCACCAATTCAGACAAGGGCTAGGAAACTCAAGACTTATAGATAAATCCTCCGGAAATATAATGTCTGTTGGCATACAAGCCAGTAGGGTTCCCTGGTATAGTGAGGTAAATACATCTTGGCTATCAAGCATAGATTAATGGTTCAAGGCTCCATTAGATGTCAGAGCGCCAATGTTTCAATAACCTATTAGCATTCAAGTGTATGAAAAATGCAAAGTGTGTTATTTCCAGCGATACTGCATGTTATATACCTtacgccagtgtttctcaactctagtcctcaaggcaccccaacaggtcatgttttcaggcttcccattattttgcacaggtgatttgatcagtttcactgccttagtaattaccacagccatttcatctgagggaaatcttgaaaacataacctgttggggtgccttgaggacttgagttgagaaacactgccttacgCAAACAGTGAAAGTCTGACTGGGACTtatgctccattcacacttgtgtgacttgttatgtaactttggacatcaaagtcgcatgacaagtcgttccccatgttttccaatgacgACCATTCATGTGTGCGacctaaagttgcagcaacttcaaagtagttcatgcactactttggtccgactttcatgcaacttgagaaccatagacttcaatgttaaccctcaaaagttgcatgaaagtcatatctgaatgttatacagtgcagcagttgtccattatcactggtaaaagccaaagtcgtatccaagttgcactccaaagtcggcgcaactttggattcgtacaagtgtgaatggagccttactgtatGTACACTTACTTGATTGTCTCCATTATGCACTCAATTCTGAGAATGGTCCATTAATAATATGGTCTGTAGAAAGGGTTATGCAGGCCATAcgtggagcgaatttctttcctgcaaccacagatgcaagaaagaaatttgctcgattcccccatcaacacagacagtgttgacaggggaatatCTACCAGCTGCTATCGCGTGTAAAATTCAGCAGGCTGGttctacccaagttgatcgatcaacttgggtacattcagcctgcacatACCGTGGTTTGAATCTCAGACCGATAAACTGGAGAGaattgaactgtctatggccagccttaccctTAAAAAGCCAATTCTATAGAAGTAGAGCTACTGCCCATAGCAAACCAGGTTGTTTTCAGTCTGTTGGACAACATATTTAGGTTTCCTTTTCATCACTTTCACAGCAAAGTACAAATAAAAGAAACAATGTATAGTCTTAAAATATAACTTACGTGGTAAATCGTCTTGTGGGACTAGGTATAGGGCTTGGAGGCAAGCCATTACTGCTCAGACACATTTGTAAAGAAGGTGAGAAACATTGCTGTGGGTGACAAAACAACAAAGGATGTCCTTTGATCTGTACAAGCACTTatatttaggagattttttttttcatcgggAGGGGTGGAAACAGACATTGTTACAGCCTACACAGTTTCAGAAATTGGTTGGCATTATATTTGGGTGGGGGGTCGGGAGTTACACACAACATCCTAACCTTTACTAATGATATGATATTCACATTTTTAGTCATGTAGGAGTATTATACTACCACTCAGCCTGTTCTTAAAGGCTGTCAGCCCTGATAACTCCTTTTGGTCTATATTGCATTTGTAAAAGTACATGTGCCCTATAGGAAAAGAGCACATGATGTagagccgaaacaactaatcgataatcgattatgaaaatagttgtcaactattttcacaATCGATTAATCAGCTAGCCGATTAGTTggactgcatacagaatgcattatttgtttacatatcaggaaatacagtgcagcacacatacagctcagtacaccatccatacatgtaaaatgactgagaacttgtgaatgtgaatgtttGAGAAGCAGTGCCCCATGAGACATGTAGCCCTGGGCAGGAagtaagtggttctaaagtcagaagtttttttaccttgctataggggtgcTCTAtattatactttgcagcttgctatgggggcactctgaaggcagaagGAGCCAGAAGAGTCAgtaaggaccccagaagagcataatagggactgctctgtgcaaaaccattacacagagtagttatgtttgttgtttaaaaaaataaaaaaaattactgtgcaggaagatcagcatctgaacccagagtaagtggaggctgatagactggagataatataaaggcattacaattacatttaaagtttaccagtattgtgcattatatttaaacattattatatccatgaaaaaaataaatataaataaaaaaaaaagtctcagcttttactactttaaatataaaagatttatatctcccttccacccttcatgtctgactcctagtatatatatcccagcttagtgcagctacatcttactgcaggcaattagtatgtctggaaggccatatctcccttccacccttcatatctgactgtatgtatgtatgtatgtatgtatgtatgtatgtatgtatgtatgtatgtatgtatgtatgtatgtatatatatatatatatatacacacacacacacactttcacagtataaattaaccccttatagttgcgagtatctgctctttttgtactataaagggatcgttttagtttttttaaccccattatgacagctgatacaaaaaaaaaaaaaaaaaaaaaaaaaaaaaaacacacacacaacatgctgctgctactaaacgtcctaggcctggttcacatcaatgcgttttttgcagaaacacactacagctcatttaacatggtttcctatgggacacgttcacatccatgcttttttcagccgttgtgtatttggaaagggtcaaggacttttttcaatgcaaaacgatgctttttttttggttcaatagacttcaatggagaagttgcagaaaagcatgtagtgcatttttgcagcaattcatatttttttatctgcccaacaacaaattggccaaaaaaataaaaatgcaaaatcgcagcaaaatcacatgtgcaaaaactgcaaaatgcacagcaaaaagtaGTGTGGAAATGGATcagaagcaaactgcataggtgtgaaccgagccttatgctggccatacacgtatcgattttaggacaagaatattcatacgaaaaatcttttgAGAACTTCCGCTCGGTACcttgagcagaagtgggagctgggtacctgtcaaaacgaggttacccccccccccccccaaaaaaaattacaccaaaatgtggcatgtcagggggtcgcaagtgcttaaagcggaagttccacttttgggtggaactccgctttaactaaattatacaccacactttaaggttattaTCTGATTAATCAAATAATCCGAACAATAAATCGCCCAACTAATtgtttatgaaaataattgttagttgcagccctaacatGATGTCAATTAAACATGCTTACCTAAAAGGTTAACTCTAATCAGCAAAAGCAAATTCTAATGCCTTTCCAGCAGTGTTGGGAGCAATTTGTCCACGGGGTGGCCCAGGAGAGCTCAATAGCTAAACCTGCAGGAATATGTCCAGGGGGTGTAGATGTACCTTGAAAGAACCTTTCAATCATCTTCCTAATGATGGATACTGCATTCTTCTATTTAAGAACCCTCAAGCCATCAGAAAATAATTTTATTACTGCACAGTGTTATTTACACACACTTCCACGCATTTGGtagtcttttttttcacacaatttctAAAGAATGTTTGTGCAGTTACAATGAtcatttgaaactttttttttttttttttctactatacaTGCTACTGAGGACTTTTCAAGGTTCCAGGTGAAACAAACTTGTCTTCATTTGctcaaatatttttaaaaagtagcAAAATGTAATCTGAATACCAGAATAAAAGCCATAGACTAATATAAAGCAGGGAAGAACACAGTGACTTTAGAGAAAACAAGGAAACCAGATTTCATCTCATTCCTCATTTGACTACAATAAATCATCAAATCTTTCCCTACTTTTTGCACTAGCCTAAGCAAGACCacaagcagaaataaaaaaaaaaaaaaaactacctttcCTATTCCTCTTGTAGGCGAAGGGGCTGGTGACACTGGAGCAAAGTCAACACGTTTTGGGGATGAAGGTTTATCAAGCTTGTCAATATCATTATCACTCTGTAAAAAGAAAGTGTTTTAGGCtcacaagaagaagaaaaaatgtaCTTGAGCAAATACCAAACAAAACAACCGCAGCCTCAACAAAATAGCTGAAAcgaaaaaaagtccatatatttgAAACCTTCACCTGGAAATGGTGGCTGCCTGTACATTGCTCCCATACTACCCTCTGAGTCAATGACCCTAAACCATCACAACTCCTGAACTACATACTTGTTGCAGGCCAGCGACTACAAAGGTGCTAAAGTTATGAACAGTCAAACAGGCCAGGCAACTAGAGGTTCTAGGTAAAATGAGAAgagcatgcctttttttttttttttttttgtagcacgcCAAATTAAAATGCCACTGGGCGGCAGTCTGCGTGCAATAATAGTTTTCTTCTAGAACATTGTGGGAGTCCCAAAGTAAGGGTTTTTGATTATGCAAATCTCAACTTTGAGATAACGAAATTAAGGGATGCTCCTCCCTTCCCCATTTTCTTCTAAATTTGGGGGTGGCCTCGCTGGCTGGTAGCAAATAGCAAGGGCGGGAAAGTTCAGTTCAACGCTATCCTTCCAGAAGTAAGCAGTCACAGTCTGTAAATTCATACACTCGTAAGTCTTGGACACCTCAACACAATGTTCCAGACctttccatcaaaaaaaaaaaaaaaagggaagagaagaggGGGCATTTATTACATATAAGGGAGGCTCCTGactttaagaccccatacacatggGCCTGCACGGTAAAAAGCAGGGTTTTACTGCACAGGCTACTGTAACTTGAAGGTCATGGTAGCAGTGTTGTACgtgacatttcattcatttctatgcACCGCAGCTCGGCTGTGGGGCGTAGAAACAGGAAGTGCATGGAGCTTTCAGGTAAGCTCTGGTCTGttgcagaaaaatgcattttttcctcaccacactgctcagcacctAGGGGCTCTGTTGCAgcgttttctgtgtgtccttgcggTGAACTGATGCAGGAAAACACCAGTCGCTGCactcgtgtgaatgagccctaaaggctTTAGGTCATATTTACTGCTGTAAAGtaataggttcactttaaatacccaGAACAAAGAAATAATTTGGGGGGGTGCAATATTCATAAATCTATAAATGTGATAATCAAATAT
This window contains:
- the PABIR2 gene encoding PABIR family member 2 isoform X2 codes for the protein MAQEKMELDVEIPNDGSLRRSNSAPHINGLSDHSQVFQPYAVRARRNSTTVVNRQNLVPSSSPLRIPSSRLHQLKREEGVDLMNRETAREREVQTAMQMSLSWEESFSLQCFSPSLQMCLSSNGLPPSPIPSPTRRFTTRRSQSPINCIRPSALGPIKRKVEMEIENQPKRLFQGTTNMLSPDVTHLSDYSCLSSDLDSSSSIGFSDTTAKDGCVTDSPVACSNSSSSFISLDDLSPK
- the PABIR2 gene encoding PABIR family member 2 isoform X1, whose translation is MAQEKMELDVEIPNDGSLRRSNSAPHINGLSDHSQVFQPYAVRARRNSTTVVNRQNLVPSSSPLRIPSSRLHQLKREEGVDLMNRETAREREVQTAMQMSLSWEESFSLSDNDIDKLDKPSSPKRVDFAPVSPAPSPTRGIGKQCFSPSLQMCLSSNGLPPSPIPSPTRRFTTRRSQSPINCIRPSALGPIKRKVEMEIENQPKRLFQGTTNMLSPDVTHLSDYSCLSSDLDSSSSIGFSDTTAKDGCVTDSPVACSNSSSSFISLDDLSPK